In uncultured Bacteroides sp., the following proteins share a genomic window:
- a CDS encoding L-threonylcarbamoyladenylate synthase, whose protein sequence is MLIKLYEKNNNPKDIEQIVQILRDGGVVIYPTDTVYAIGCHALQVRAVENICRIKDIDPKKKSLSIICYDLSNISEYAKVENSTFKLMKRNLPGAFTFILTAGSKLPKIFKNRKEVGIRVPDNPIIREICRQLEAPILTTTVPWDEKEDIEYLTTPELIDEKFGNEVDLVVDGGIGGIEPSTIVDCTSGNAEIVRQGKGILEEV, encoded by the coding sequence ATGCTAATTAAGTTATACGAAAAGAACAATAACCCGAAGGATATAGAACAAATTGTTCAGATCCTCCGTGACGGAGGAGTGGTTATCTACCCCACGGACACAGTGTATGCCATTGGTTGTCATGCTTTGCAAGTCCGTGCAGTAGAAAACATCTGCCGCATAAAGGACATTGACCCTAAGAAAAAAAGTCTTTCTATTATTTGTTATGACCTGAGCAATATCAGTGAATATGCAAAAGTAGAGAACTCAACTTTCAAACTAATGAAGCGGAATCTGCCAGGAGCTTTTACTTTTATCCTGACCGCCGGCAGCAAACTGCCTAAGATATTCAAGAACAGGAAGGAAGTTGGTATTCGTGTACCCGATAATCCTATTATCCGCGAAATATGCAGGCAGCTGGAAGCGCCTATTCTGACAACAACTGTTCCCTGGGATGAGAAAGAAGATATAGAATACCTCACTACTCCGGAGCTGATTGATGAAAAGTTTGGCAATGAAGTAGATTTAGTTGTTGACGGAGGTATTGGAGGAATTGAGCCTTCAACGATTGTTGACTGCACTTCCGGCAATGCTGAAATAGTGCGTCAGGGAAAAGGCATTCTGGAAGAGGTATAG
- the nagB gene encoding glucosamine-6-phosphate deaminase produces MRLIIQPDYQKISQWAANYVAAKINKACPTVEKPFVLGLPTGSSPLGMYKALIDLYKKGTVSFKNVVTFNMDEYVGLPKDHPESYYSFMWNNFFHHIDIVPGNVNILNGNAADLEAECARYEETIKEYGGIDLFLGGIGPDGHIAFNEPGSSLTSRTRVKSLTTDTIIANSRFFDNDVNKVPKTSLTVGVGTVLSAKEVLIIVNGHSKARALYHAVEGAITQMWTISALQLHEKGIIVCDDAAADELKVGTYRYFKDIEADNLDPDSLLKK; encoded by the coding sequence ATGAGACTAATCATTCAACCTGATTATCAGAAAATATCCCAATGGGCTGCTAATTATGTTGCAGCAAAAATTAATAAGGCTTGTCCAACAGTAGAGAAACCTTTTGTTCTTGGTTTGCCAACAGGCTCTTCTCCTCTTGGTATGTATAAGGCATTGATCGATTTGTATAAGAAAGGTACTGTCTCATTTAAGAATGTAGTTACTTTCAATATGGACGAATATGTGGGGCTTCCCAAGGATCATCCTGAAAGCTATTACTCTTTTATGTGGAACAACTTTTTCCATCATATTGATATTGTTCCCGGAAACGTGAATATCCTTAATGGAAATGCAGCCGACCTTGAAGCTGAATGTGCTCGTTATGAAGAAACAATTAAGGAGTACGGTGGAATAGATCTTTTCCTTGGAGGAATTGGTCCCGACGGACATATTGCTTTCAATGAACCGGGATCTTCTCTTACTTCACGTACCAGAGTAAAATCATTGACTACTGATACAATTATTGCAAACTCCCGTTTCTTTGATAATGATGTGAATAAAGTTCCAAAGACATCTCTTACTGTAGGTGTGGGAACAGTTCTTTCTGCAAAAGAGGTCCTTATTATAGTTAATGGACACAGCAAAGCCCGTGCTTTATATCACGCTGTTGAAGGTGCTATTACTCAAATGTGGACTATCAGCGCACTTCAACTTCACGAAAAAGGAATTATTGTTTGTGATGATGCTGCTGCAGATGAACTAAAAGTGGGAACTTACCGTTACTTCAAGGATATTGAAGCAGATAATCTTGATCCTGATTCTTTATTAAAGAAATAA
- a CDS encoding FprA family A-type flavoprotein, giving the protein MQQKNIIKGKVHYVGVNDRNKQLFEAMWPLPYGVSYNSYLIDDDMVALVDTVDVCYFESFLRKIKNIIGERPINYLIINHMEPDHSGSIRLIKQHYPDIVIVGNKQTFGMIEGFYGVTGEQYLVKDGDFLALGHHKLKFYLTPMVHWPETMMTFDETDGILFSGDGFGAFGTLDGGFIDSRINVDKFWDEMVRYYSNIVGKYGSPVQKALEKLKGLNIAAICSTHGPVWMENIDRVIGIYDKLSRYDADEGVVIVYGSMYGNTEQMAETIASELSASGVKNIVMHNVSKSHPSYIIADIFKYKGLIVGSPTYSNQLFPEIESLLSKIEVRDMKGRYLGYFGSFCWAGAAVKRLAEFAEKSKFELVGDPVEMKQSMKEITYTQCENLAKAMADRLKVDRTSTH; this is encoded by the coding sequence ATGCAACAGAAGAATATTATTAAAGGGAAAGTTCACTATGTAGGAGTGAATGACAGAAATAAACAACTGTTTGAAGCTATGTGGCCGTTGCCATACGGCGTATCTTATAATTCATATCTTATTGATGACGATATGGTGGCATTGGTAGATACAGTGGATGTTTGTTATTTTGAATCTTTTTTGCGCAAAATAAAGAATATAATAGGCGAACGTCCTATTAATTATCTGATTATAAATCACATGGAACCTGATCATTCGGGTTCTATTCGTCTCATAAAGCAACACTATCCTGATATTGTTATTGTGGGAAATAAGCAGACTTTCGGAATGATTGAAGGCTTTTACGGTGTTACCGGTGAACAATATCTGGTAAAGGACGGTGATTTCCTTGCTTTGGGACATCATAAACTGAAATTCTACCTCACACCAATGGTGCACTGGCCCGAAACAATGATGACTTTTGACGAAACAGACGGAATCCTTTTCTCAGGAGATGGGTTCGGAGCGTTTGGTACTCTCGACGGAGGCTTCATTGATTCACGAATCAATGTGGATAAGTTCTGGGATGAAATGGTACGTTACTATTCAAATATTGTAGGGAAATATGGTTCTCCGGTTCAAAAAGCGCTTGAAAAGCTGAAAGGATTGAACATTGCGGCTATCTGCTCAACACATGGTCCGGTTTGGATGGAGAATATTGACCGGGTAATAGGCATTTATGATAAGTTGAGCCGTTATGATGCCGACGAAGGCGTGGTTATTGTCTACGGAAGTATGTATGGAAACACCGAACAGATGGCCGAAACCATTGCTTCCGAACTCTCAGCAAGTGGTGTAAAGAACATTGTTATGCACAATGTATCTAAATCGCATCCGTCATACATTATAGCAGATATATTCAAATATAAAGGACTTATTGTGGGAAGTCCCACTTACAGTAACCAGCTTTTTCCTGAAATAGAGTCTCTTCTTTCAAAGATTGAAGTCAGAGATATGAAAGGACGCTATCTGGGTTACTTTGGTTCGTTTTGCTGGGCAGGTGCAGCGGTTAAAAGACTGGCTGAATTTGCTGAAAAGAGCAAATTTGAACTTGTTGGTGATCCGGTAGAAATGAAGCAAAGCATGAAGGAGATCACTTATACTCAATGCGAAAATCTTGCAAAAGCAATGGCCGACCGTCTGAAGGTTGACAGAACAAGCACACACTAA
- a CDS encoding TIGR01212 family radical SAM protein (This family includes YhcC from E. coli K-12, an uncharacterized radical SAM protein.), which yields MNSMPAYNDFSSFLRKYFDGKVQKISLNAGFTCPNRDGVKGKGGCTYCNNQTFNPEYCKTEKSVKEQLEEGRLFFARKYPDMKYLAYFQAYTNTYSELDELKRKYEEALSVDGVVGLVIGTRPDCMPDSLLDYLAELQKRAFLLVEYGIESTNDDTLRRINRGHTYADTVDAVQRTAARGILTGGHVILGLPGETHDMIVNQAEMLSKLPLTTLKMHQLQLIRGTKMAHEFEEHPEDFHLYKVDEYIDLVIDYVERLRPDMILERFVSQSPKELLIAPDWGLKNYEFTDRVKKRMREREAYQGKLYSY from the coding sequence ATGAATTCGATGCCTGCTTATAATGACTTTTCTTCTTTTCTGCGAAAGTATTTTGATGGTAAAGTTCAGAAGATTTCGCTTAATGCCGGCTTTACATGCCCAAATAGGGATGGTGTAAAGGGGAAAGGTGGTTGTACTTATTGTAATAACCAGACGTTTAATCCGGAATATTGCAAGACTGAAAAGTCTGTAAAAGAACAACTGGAAGAAGGTCGTTTATTCTTTGCCCGCAAATATCCGGACATGAAATATCTGGCTTATTTTCAGGCTTATACAAATACCTATTCTGAACTTGATGAGCTGAAAAGAAAGTATGAAGAGGCTCTGAGTGTGGATGGGGTAGTGGGGCTTGTTATCGGAACTCGCCCTGATTGCATGCCCGATTCGTTGCTCGATTATCTGGCGGAACTGCAAAAACGCGCTTTCCTTCTTGTTGAGTATGGCATAGAAAGTACAAATGATGATACGCTGCGCAGAATTAACCGCGGACATACTTATGCAGATACGGTAGATGCTGTGCAAAGAACGGCTGCCAGAGGAATTCTTACCGGAGGTCATGTGATATTGGGATTGCCGGGAGAGACGCATGATATGATTGTGAACCAGGCTGAAATGCTCTCCAAACTCCCGCTTACTACGTTGAAAATGCATCAACTGCAATTGATTCGGGGAACAAAGATGGCTCATGAGTTTGAAGAACATCCCGAAGACTTTCATTTGTACAAGGTTGACGAGTATATAGATCTGGTTATTGATTATGTGGAAAGACTTCGCCCGGATATGATTCTGGAACGCTTTGTTTCTCAGTCTCCCAAAGAATTGCTGATTGCGCCTGATTGGGGACTGAAGAATTATGAATTTACCGATAGGGTGAAAAAAAGAATGCGTGAAAGGGAAGCTTATCAGGGAAAATTATATAGTTATTAA
- a CDS encoding S9 family peptidase translates to MKKINLLLIFCALSLAIYAQDSKVLTLKDAVTGKYNGERLGELVPMADGEHYTMMSNDRKRIVKYSFKTGKEVETLFDVSTARECTFKTFDGYQLSPDETKILIQTETKPIYRRSFTAVHYVYTIKRNLVEKLSDGGPQQVPTFSPDGNMVAFVRNNNIFLVKFLYGNSESQVTTDGAFGKIINGAPDWVYEEEFEYNRALEFSPDNLMITFVRFDETAVPSYSFPLYAGQYPTNKENEYYPGSYSYKYPKSGQTNSTVTVHSFDIKSKVIRKLNIPIKKEDYIPRIRFTKDASKLAVMTLNRTQNQFDMYFVNPRSGVAKLVLRDESKYYINENNFDNIVFYDNNFSFLSEKDGFSHLYWYSIGGNLVKQVTKGNFEVSKYHGWDPATNTFYYESNEGNPLRKAVYAIDAKGRKDKLTEKEGTNNAIFGRTMKYFINTFSNLTTPSTVTLNDNKGKELGVLISNSKLKEEISKMVLPKKEFFSFTTSAGVQLNGWMIKPADFSESKKYPVILYQYSGPGTQEVADRWSLGGIRSGLGWEAYMATQGYIVACVDGRGTGGRGEEFTKCTYMNLGVKEAQDQAETAKYFNNQQYVDKGRIGIWGWSFGGYMTIMSMSEGSNVFKAGVAVAPVTDWKFYDSVYTERFMRTPQENADGYASSSAFTRAGNLSGKLLIVHGMADDNVHFQNTAEYSEQLVQSNKQFDMQVYTNRNHSIYGGNTRYHLFTKITEFFRNNL, encoded by the coding sequence ATGAAAAAAATTAATTTACTCTTGATATTTTGTGCTCTCTCTTTGGCAATCTATGCCCAGGATAGCAAAGTATTAACATTAAAAGATGCTGTAACAGGCAAATACAATGGCGAAAGGTTAGGCGAACTAGTGCCAATGGCCGATGGCGAACATTACACAATGATGAGTAATGACAGAAAGCGCATTGTAAAATATTCATTCAAGACAGGCAAAGAAGTAGAAACACTGTTCGATGTTTCAACAGCACGTGAGTGTACATTCAAAACCTTTGATGGTTATCAGCTGTCTCCTGATGAAACTAAAATCCTGATTCAGACTGAAACAAAACCTATCTACCGCCGCTCGTTTACTGCTGTTCACTATGTGTACACTATTAAACGTAATTTGGTAGAGAAACTTTCAGACGGAGGTCCTCAACAGGTTCCTACTTTTTCTCCTGATGGAAACATGGTGGCTTTCGTAAGAAACAATAATATCTTCCTGGTGAAGTTCCTTTATGGCAACAGCGAATCACAAGTTACCACCGATGGAGCTTTTGGGAAAATAATCAATGGAGCTCCCGACTGGGTATATGAAGAGGAGTTTGAGTATAACCGTGCGCTGGAATTCTCGCCCGATAACTTAATGATTACTTTTGTGCGCTTTGACGAAACAGCTGTGCCTTCTTATTCTTTTCCTTTGTATGCCGGACAATATCCTACTAACAAAGAGAACGAATATTATCCCGGAAGTTATTCTTATAAATATCCAAAATCGGGACAGACAAACTCTACTGTAACGGTACACTCTTTCGATATCAAATCAAAGGTGATCAGAAAATTAAATATTCCTATAAAGAAGGAAGATTATATTCCACGTATCCGTTTTACTAAAGATGCAAGTAAACTGGCAGTTATGACGCTGAACCGTACACAAAACCAGTTTGATATGTACTTCGTGAATCCTCGTTCAGGAGTTGCCAAGCTAGTATTAAGAGACGAAAGTAAATATTACATTAATGAAAATAACTTTGATAATATTGTATTCTACGATAACAACTTTAGTTTCCTGAGCGAGAAAGATGGATTTAGTCACCTTTACTGGTATTCTATCGGAGGAAATCTGGTGAAACAAGTAACAAAGGGCAACTTTGAAGTCAGCAAGTACCACGGCTGGGATCCTGCAACCAATACTTTCTATTATGAAAGTAACGAAGGCAATCCTCTACGCAAAGCTGTGTATGCAATAGATGCAAAGGGAAGAAAAGATAAACTCACAGAAAAGGAAGGTACAAACAATGCCATCTTTGGAAGAACAATGAAATACTTTATTAATACTTTCTCAAACCTGACTACTCCATCGACAGTAACTCTGAATGATAATAAAGGAAAAGAACTTGGTGTACTTATCAGCAACAGCAAGCTGAAAGAAGAGATCAGTAAGATGGTTCTGCCTAAAAAGGAATTCTTCTCTTTCACAACTTCTGCAGGGGTTCAGTTAAACGGATGGATGATTAAGCCAGCCGACTTCTCTGAATCTAAAAAATATCCTGTTATTCTTTACCAATACAGTGGACCTGGCACACAAGAAGTGGCTGATCGCTGGAGTCTGGGCGGAATAAGAAGCGGATTAGGATGGGAAGCTTACATGGCTACTCAGGGCTATATTGTTGCATGTGTTGACGGACGAGGTACCGGCGGACGTGGTGAAGAGTTTACTAAATGTACTTATATGAACTTAGGAGTTAAAGAGGCTCAGGATCAGGCTGAAACTGCTAAGTATTTCAATAATCAACAATATGTTGATAAAGGTAGAATTGGTATCTGGGGATGGAGCTTTGGTGGTTACATGACCATCATGAGCATGAGCGAAGGCAGCAATGTATTTAAAGCCGGAGTAGCAGTTGCACCGGTAACCGACTGGAAATTCTATGATTCTGTTTATACTGAACGTTTCATGAGAACTCCACAGGAAAATGCAGATGGCTATGCATCTTCTTCAGCATTTACCCGTGCAGGAAATCTTAGCGGAAAGCTTTTGATTGTACACGGTATGGCTGATGACAATGTTCATTTTCAGAATACTGCCGAATACAGTGAACAATTGGTACAGTCAAACAAACAATTCGATATGCAGGTATATACAAACCGAAATCACAGCATTTATGGTGGAAACACCCGCTATCACTTGTTTACTAAGATAACTGAGTTTTTCAGGAACAACCTGTAA
- the lipA gene encoding lipoyl synthase, producing the protein MERVKKPDWLKINIGSNARYTDTKRIVESHKLHTICSSGRCPNMGECWGKGTATFMICGEICTRSCKFCNTLTGRPLPLNSEEPLHVAESIRLMKLSHAVITSVDRDDLPDLGASHWADTLFQIKHLNPETTTEVLIPDFQGRMDLVDLIITAKPDIISHNMETVRRISPNVRSAANYETSLKVINRISQSGLVAKSGIMVGLGETPSEVEELMDDLLQNGCQILTIGQYLQPSHKHFPVAAYITPEQFALYKETGLKKGFNQVESAPLVRSSYHAEKHIINKHKI; encoded by the coding sequence ATGGAAAGAGTCAAGAAACCAGACTGGTTGAAAATAAATATTGGAAGCAACGCACGCTACACAGATACAAAACGTATTGTAGAATCTCACAAGCTACATACTATCTGTAGCAGCGGGCGTTGCCCGAATATGGGCGAATGTTGGGGTAAAGGAACGGCAACGTTTATGATTTGCGGAGAAATATGTACCCGTTCATGCAAATTCTGCAATACTCTGACGGGCAGACCTCTTCCTCTGAATTCAGAAGAACCACTGCATGTAGCTGAATCTATCCGGTTAATGAAACTTTCTCATGCAGTAATAACGTCAGTTGACCGGGATGATCTCCCCGACTTGGGAGCATCACACTGGGCAGATACTCTTTTCCAGATAAAACACCTTAATCCGGAAACTACAACAGAGGTACTTATTCCCGACTTTCAGGGCCGAATGGATTTAGTAGATCTGATTATTACAGCCAAACCGGATATCATTTCACATAATATGGAAACGGTTCGCCGCATAAGTCCTAACGTAAGGAGTGCAGCCAACTATGAAACTAGTCTGAAAGTTATAAACAGGATATCGCAAAGTGGACTTGTAGCAAAGTCCGGAATCATGGTCGGTCTGGGTGAAACACCATCAGAGGTAGAAGAGCTTATGGACGATCTGTTACAGAACGGATGCCAGATACTCACTATCGGACAATATCTGCAACCATCACACAAACACTTTCCGGTAGCCGCTTATATTACACCGGAACAATTTGCATTATATAAAGAAACAGGATTAAAAAAGGGATTTAATCAAGTGGAGAGTGCTCCACTTGTACGTTCTTCCTATCACGCCGAAAAACATATTATTAACAAACACAAAATTTAA
- a CDS encoding SAM-dependent methyltransferase, which translates to MEVALYLLPVTLGETSIESVLPAYNKEITVQIKHFIVEDIRSARRFLKKVDKEIDIDSLTFYPLNKHTSPEEISGYLKPLLAGLPMGVISEAGCPAVADPGADVVAIAQRKNLKVIPLVGPSSIILSVMASGFNGQSFAFHGYLPIDPVERVKTIKHLEQRIYSENQTQLFIETPYRNNKMAEDILHNCRPQTKLCIAANITCEGEFIKTKTVKEWQGKLPDLTKIPCIFLIYK; encoded by the coding sequence ATGGAAGTTGCCTTATACCTTTTGCCCGTTACTTTGGGTGAAACGTCTATTGAGTCTGTGTTACCGGCTTATAATAAAGAAATTACAGTTCAGATAAAGCATTTTATTGTAGAAGATATCCGTTCGGCTCGCCGTTTTCTAAAGAAAGTTGATAAAGAGATCGATATTGACTCTCTTACTTTCTATCCATTGAATAAGCATACATCTCCTGAGGAAATTTCTGGTTATCTTAAACCTTTGCTTGCTGGCTTACCAATGGGAGTAATTTCGGAAGCCGGATGTCCTGCTGTGGCCGATCCTGGTGCAGATGTAGTGGCAATAGCACAACGTAAAAACCTAAAAGTAATTCCGTTAGTTGGCCCATCTTCAATAATCCTTTCAGTTATGGCTTCTGGTTTTAATGGTCAGAGCTTTGCATTTCATGGCTATTTACCTATTGATCCTGTAGAAAGGGTGAAAACGATAAAGCATCTGGAACAACGGATTTATTCAGAAAATCAGACTCAGTTATTTATTGAAACTCCATATCGTAATAACAAGATGGCAGAAGATATATTGCATAATTGCCGTCCTCAGACAAAACTATGCATTGCTGCTAATATAACTTGCGAAGGAGAATTTATAAAGACTAAGACAGTAAAGGAATGGCAAGGAAAACTTCCTGATCTTACAAAGATACCCTGTATTTTCCTTATTTATAAATAG
- a CDS encoding gliding motility lipoprotein GldB, whose protein sequence is MDKKIEISRYDKVLNEYVEYNSFSALQKMNTEYLLATKYLIEDVLRLGQVNDDKINEKLKVFYSDTTLRKLTVDAITKYENMRWLEKRFTKGFRKLKKQIPSLKIPRIYSQISALNESVVVGDSVLGFSIDKYMGEDYPLYKRYFYDYQRKSMKPERILPDCFNFYLLSEYPLPEKDKGYLIDVMLHRGVIHYIVSQTLDYKTFGEELDYTKEEEAWCEYNKKKIWEYMVQNGHLKSTDPMVIRKYMKPAPNTAFFGDQSPMMVGVWMGMQIVESYMKNHKETTVKELLEMTDYSKMLADARFNP, encoded by the coding sequence ATGGACAAAAAGATAGAAATATCCCGTTATGATAAAGTCCTGAATGAGTATGTGGAATATAATAGTTTCTCTGCTCTTCAGAAAATGAATACAGAATATCTTCTTGCTACCAAGTATCTTATAGAAGATGTATTGCGGCTTGGACAGGTTAATGACGATAAAATTAACGAGAAGCTTAAAGTATTCTATTCAGATACCACTTTGCGTAAACTAACAGTAGATGCCATAACTAAATATGAGAATATGAGGTGGCTTGAAAAAAGATTTACCAAAGGGTTTCGAAAACTGAAAAAACAAATTCCTTCACTAAAAATTCCCCGAATTTATTCTCAGATATCTGCATTAAACGAATCTGTTGTTGTAGGTGACAGTGTTTTAGGCTTTAGTATTGATAAATACATGGGAGAAGATTATCCGTTGTATAAACGTTATTTTTATGATTATCAACGGAAAAGCATGAAGCCGGAGCGAATCCTTCCGGATTGTTTTAATTTCTATCTGTTAAGTGAATACCCTTTGCCAGAGAAAGATAAAGGTTATTTGATAGACGTGATGCTTCACCGAGGAGTAATACATTATATTGTTTCTCAGACCCTGGATTATAAAACTTTTGGAGAAGAGCTTGACTATACTAAAGAAGAAGAAGCGTGGTGTGAGTATAACAAAAAGAAAATATGGGAATACATGGTGCAGAACGGACATCTTAAAAGTACAGATCCGATGGTCATCCGCAAATACATGAAGCCGGCCCCTAATACCGCATTTTTTGGTGATCAGTCTCCAATGATGGTTGGTGTGTGGATGGGAATGCAGATTGTAGAATCCTATATGAAGAATCACAAGGAAACTACTGTGAAAGAATTATTGGAAATGACTGATTATTCCAAAATGCTTGCTGATGCAAGATTTAACCCTTAA
- a CDS encoding SDR family oxidoreductase: MSYNLLKGKRGIIFGALNDQSIAWKVAERAAEEGAIITLSNTPVAVRMGEVSALAEKLNCEVIPADATNVEDLEVVFQRSMEILGGKIDFVLHSIGMSPNVRKKHTYDDLDYDLLGKTIDISAVSFHKMLQVAKKMDAIAEYGSVVALSYIAAQRTLFGYNDMADAKAMLESIARSFGYIYGREHNVRVNTISQSPTMTTAGAGIKGMDRLMDFSDRMSPLGNADAAECADYCITMFSDLTRKVTMQTLFHDGGFSSMGMSLRAMNQYEKSFDDYLDENGNIIYG, from the coding sequence ATGAGTTACAATTTATTGAAAGGTAAAAGAGGTATCATTTTTGGTGCACTCAATGACCAATCTATTGCATGGAAAGTAGCAGAGCGTGCTGCTGAAGAAGGAGCAATCATCACACTATCAAACACACCGGTTGCTGTTCGCATGGGTGAAGTTTCAGCTTTGGCTGAAAAGCTGAATTGTGAGGTAATTCCTGCTGACGCCACAAATGTGGAAGATCTGGAAGTTGTATTTCAGCGTTCAATGGAAATATTAGGTGGAAAAATAGATTTCGTACTTCATTCCATCGGAATGTCTCCTAATGTACGTAAAAAGCATACGTATGATGATTTGGATTATGATTTGCTAGGCAAAACCATTGATATCTCTGCTGTTTCATTTCACAAAATGTTGCAGGTAGCTAAAAAGATGGATGCTATTGCAGAATATGGTTCAGTAGTTGCTTTAAGTTATATTGCTGCACAACGTACATTGTTTGGATACAATGACATGGCAGATGCAAAAGCTATGTTGGAATCAATTGCTCGTAGCTTTGGATATATATATGGTAGAGAACATAACGTGCGCGTTAACACTATTTCTCAATCTCCTACAATGACTACTGCTGGAGCTGGAATTAAGGGCATGGACAGACTGATGGATTTCTCTGACCGTATGTCTCCGCTAGGCAATGCAGATGCTGCTGAATGTGCTGATTATTGTATCACAATGTTCTCAGATCTGACTCGTAAAGTAACAATGCAGACTTTATTCCACGATGGAGGATTCTCTAGCATGGGTATGAGTCTTCGTGCAATGAATCAATACGAAAAGAGTTTTGATGATTATCTTGATGAAAACGGTAATATCATTTACGGATAA